CATGATTTAGAAACTCGATTCATTAATTCATCATTATGTTTGAATGGAAATCCACACGGAGACTTGCCCAGGCATGTCTGTGCTGCAGCGCAAGCGCTTCTTCTTGGTATCTGCAGCTCTTCGCACTGTTAAGTTACACGTATGTACTTCATTCTGATCGAACAAGGACAACAATGTCTCCGGGTATCCAGACAATATAAAAAGATtggtttacatttattttttggtcTGTTTTGAGAGCCCCTTCACTTAATCAACAAAAGGTAGGTCTGCTTTCATCAGCAAAGTGCGAAAGCTAAAACACAAAAGCCATATAAAAAGGTCTTAACAGACTTTATCATATCCAAAACAACCTGTTAGTTTGTGAGGTTAACAGAAGTGTATGTGACTAACATTTGAATGCACGCTGAATTAAATGCATAAAAGCGTATACCTGTAAATGTCGTACCTGTTGTTTAATTCGTAGGGGGGCTCCTGAGTTCACAGCTGGTTTGAATGAAAACTAAATTTGGTCTACCATCTCTCCGCCCCAAATCCTGAGGACGCAGCCAATCCACATACTCGCATTTTTGGTGATGACGTGACTTAGGTGTGTTGCATTTACACCACTGCTTAAACAGATGTTCGACATGCGGGGACAATCCATGTAATGTGAAGAGGAGGCTGCTGAAGGCGCCGCCCGGCTGGCACAGCAGCGAACATGCAAAACACGTACCCAGCCACAGCTCATTGGACTAGTGATGGGaagatcggctcttttcagagagccgacTCTTTTGACcgggctcccaaagaagagtcggctctttcgactcccgaacggctcttaatttaggatcttttgtagacgaatattttaccttaactttgaaaaaaataatggtttgtgtgttgagaacccttttacatacagtggttttatgagaagccttataactgCCCAATTTTGtggatttattctgttacaaaaacaTTCTTATTTTTGATTAGTAGTTATATAtattaaaactgttttattaacaaaaactgcaaacatatccacagaacagaaacagaaccaaactgaagcaaacagaaccagaaccaaactgaagcaaacagaaccagaattaaactcaagcaaacagaaccagaaccaaactcaagcaaacataaccagaaccaaactcaagcaaacagaaccagaaccaaactcaagcaaacagaaccaggatcaactcaagcaaacagaaccagaacccaactcaagcaaacagaaccagaacccaactcaagcaaacggaaccagaaccaaaccgaagcGAACAGAactggaaccaaactcaagcaaacaaaaccagaaccaactcaagcaaacattattaatgtcctcagtgcaagTTGGCatggttggcattgagaaaaatcagaagcctcagcttggatgggctgcagcgaaaggaaaaaatgggagccggctctctcttgattcgagccggctcttctgattcattataaagcatcggctctcaaaACCGCAGTTtatgatcatgacacatcactacactGGACCTCGGTTggttggtttgtgtgtgttctccgGGTGTACCCAATCTAATTGACAGATTAAATTAAACTACAGTCTGGGTTTTTGGACGTCTGCAAATCTGGAGAACCACCAGGTGATTAAATATCCAGCGTTAGCCGGTGTTATTCACAGCATCGTCTGACACCGTGTTTATGTCACTCCGTGTTATTTTATGGTTGTCCAGACACACGTGCATTGTATTTCTAATCTAATCTGTGGTGGATTATTTTCTAGCTATCCCTAGCTAGATGCGGCATCAAGGCTGAAATTCTGTTGCCATAAATAGAGGATTTCGTCATTTTGTATCCTCGTTTCTTCTCTTCGGTTCAACACGTTTTCAGCCAAAGCAAACATGGTAGCTTCGAGTTAGCAGCCCAGCCTGTGGACGCTGAACCTTTTCCACAACAATGGAGGATCTCGGTATGAAGAAGCAGAACTGGGACGTGAAGGAGACAGAGCTGTTTCTGGAAATCCTCAAGGAGCTGGATATGGAGAAGTGCTTGGACGGTAGGAAAGTGAGGAATACTAAAATCTTCAAAGTCGCGCACAGGAGGATGACAGCGGCCGGTTATCATAGATCTGTGGACCAGTTAAAGTTTCGCTGGAAACTTCTCAAAAGCGCGTACTACAAGGGCAAAAGAGAACCAAACTCCAGCGCCCCGGCTAAAATACAAGGCTGGTGGAGGTATGAAAAGACAATGGTTGCTATAATGGAGTGCAGACACCCCCTGGTTGGAGCTGGAGTCCACCCTGACAGGAATGATGAAGTGACAGAAGACTCGGAGGGAGATGGAGATGCGTCAATGCTGCACTGGCCACAGACCTGCCCGCAGCCCTGTCCGGACAATACACCTCAGAACCTGAACCTGGATTTAATTGTAGGGGTGAAACCGTGGGTGCGATGTAGTCTGTCTTCAGATTATAACTGTGGTTGCTTTTCTTGTATGTGTTGTCCAGATGCATGCATTCATTACAAGGGGTGGGAATCGCAGGGTAACTCCTGATACTATACGATAAGGTACCTGATACTCATGCAATAACTGAAATATCACGATACAGCGATTCTAGGATAATTGATGTAATGTGTGCGGTGCAATCAAGTAAAAAGCTGCACCAGTTTCCCCTTCAGATTTTATAAAGAAGCTTCTAAATCAGAACTGCTCCCGTTCTGTCTGTATCtggatgtctttattttgtttcctcCCTCCTGTGATTTGTTGATTGTGTTCCTATATATCTGTAAAATGACTCAACAGATAAAAAGGGCCAGTCACAAGTTATTCATTCTCAAAGTAAGTTGCACCTTAAATGTATCAACCATTAGTTTAAAGCCCAAAGATATTCTCTGTAAAATTGTACAAAATAGTTTTGAAAAATGGCATGACAGGGATTTCTTCACGTTTTTGTAAATGCATGTGAATCCGAAATCTGATCACCCCAGGCTTAAGCAGGAACCTCCCTGCTGAAACCTAATCAGGTTGCAAGCTCTGCAGATAAATCTGATTAAGTCCCtcggctgcagaaacatgctTTTTGGCCCTATAAACTCTTTCAGGATTAAGCCTGCAGTtgctttggggaaaaaaagacccAGGATGGGGACGCTAAACTGTGGCAGCAGctatgtgtgtggggggaggatGGGGGAGAAATCTGATTACTAACCAACTGTCGACCAGGATTTTATATACGATCTGATTTCCTGCCTTAACCTGCTTTCTCATAGTAATCCGTTTTCTTGTCTGCATGTTTACATAGCCGGCAGTCATGATACAGCTCTTTGTAGCCAAATGCATTGGTGTTAATGCAGCAGCATAATCGATCACACAGCATAAAAGGTCTCAAAGCTTTATAATTCACTGAAGGCGATAGAGCTCAGAAGCACTAAATCAAAAGTTATTTTCAAAgggatttatttttatgtttgcagCAGTGTTGTAAGTGTATGGATAATTGATTGGACATAGTAAGCTCCTACACTTCATAAATTAATCTGCAGAGATGTTGAGATACAGAAAAAAAGCTATAAAATAAACCAATGTGAAGTGGTTTGAGATAGTTGTCTGAGTTTGTCTGGGAGAAATTAGAGCATCGATCTGGAGAGTATGTTGTAAATAATCCCATATGTTGGGACCACAAAACTTACTGGACCAATGGATCATCACGTTCATATTTAACTTGAGGCCTTAGACGGAGCAAGTTTGGTTTAGCGGTCTAGTTCAGCATGAATGTTTCATAAAGTGGCAAACGTCCACTAAGTGATGAAAAGATAAGTGTTTATCAGGCCTCTGTGCTGGAGAAAACTAATCAACTCTGCTCCACAGATTACAGTGATGAGTGTAACAGGGATGTTTTGAATCTAAGAGCAGAGAGATAGACTGAGTGCAGGGAGATGAAGCAGAATGCATGTAGAAAATATCACCATATTCTAAGACTAGAGATTTCTTCAACTATCCTTTTTCCTACAATTAAGCGAGAAGTTAGATCTGATTCTGAACAGGGACTCAAGTTTCTACTAAAGTTTTTTCTTTGCTCTCCGAGGCTCGGTCAGTATCGCTATCATGGATTGTGGATGCCTGTAGAGTTTAAGTTTAAGGCTGATCTATGCATTCTGGAGTGAGTCGTGTCTTCTTTGCCTTTGCTCACAGTTTGCATGTTGCTGCTTTACAGTAAAAGCTTAAAGGGTGCGCTCACAAATTTAGTCTTGATCAGTAAAACTCTGCCAAACCAGAAGAGCCTgaattagatagatagatagaacaGCTCTCgatttaaagatgattgttGCTTCAGTTAAAACTTGATTTTGATCATCTTCTTCTGCAGGTTAATTCTTTTTTCTGTTAAGTGTCAAATAGTAAAAAGTGCTAACTAGTCCAAAAACCCAGACATCCACATCACTTCCATAAGTAATGTGATaaagaaaagcaacaaatcCTTACATTTGAGAAGTtacattgttatttttgttgaccTCCTTGCTTATAAACTCAAAACTGTGCGGCTAAAACCTTCATGAAGCAGTCTTTCTGATGAAAGCAGGTGTACTAGTTTGATCTTCTGTTTATAACAGTGTTGTGGTGTATGTGTGATAACGTGATAGTTGCTGTGGGAGATGTGTTCTGAGCAGTAACGTGGTGTTGTGCTGTGTTTCTCACTCCTCGCCTTTCAGGTAAATGTTAAACTATCAGTTTGTGACCGGTTGATGTTTAACTCTCAGATCTGCTCTCTCCAGATCAAAATGGACCCTGAGATGGACACACAGCTGAAGATCGGTTTCATCGGGGCTGGGAACATGGCCTTCGGCATCGCAAAAGGCATCTTATCAGGTGAGTCAGGAGAAAGTTGATGAAGCAGCGACGATGTTTTTAGTAAAGAAGTTAGAATAATCTTCTTGTGTGTTCTGTTAAAGGAAATGTTCTTCCTGCAAACGTCAGAGTGAGTGCACCCTCATCTAGAAGCCTGGGACGCTTTCAGGTATATTGATTTCCTTGTAGACGTGTTTGTCTGTCTCAGTGTGACGGGCTTGATAGCAGGACCGTGAGCAGTTATGTAGAGGATCACAGTTACAGATTGTAAGCTCAGGTTCCTTTGAATGGATAGTTGTACTGCCATCTTATCCTTTGTAATACTCACCTTGTTCTGAATTCCCCAGTCCTGCAGGTTTTTTTCAATGCTTGGACATTTGACTGTAAGTTTAAGGCACAAACTAGTCACCTTTTCTGTGCATTCTGTAAATTGACTTGAGCGGTATAAAGGATGAAAACATGACAAGGGGAGGAAAGCTCATCAGTTCCATTTTACAGTCAAGGTGCTGAATGCAAAGTTTTGTTTAGAGAAATAGTTCAAACCCCAAATATTTCTATTTAATCATCATCACAGTCTGCCTCAGTTTCTGTAGAAGCCAAAGGGAAGTTTTAAAGGTCTTTGATTTGCCTGACCAGCCACATATAATCCCATCATGATGGCTTTGAAATGATGGCAAGCAGAAAATCCTCTTCATGGTTGAGCTAGAACTAAAGATATTTGATGAGTTATGTTATCCAAATACTGAGAGTTTTATTCTtacattttcagtttatttttctgtatctgtggacattgatacattttttgtacaCGTCTACCCTCAGGCTGGCATGTGGGTCACTAAACTTTCTTCTGTTGTCTTCCAGGAGCTCGGGATACCCGTCACTCACTCCAACATAGAGGTGGTCTGTGGGTCAGACGTGGTTTTTGTAGCAGTCAAACCTCACCTGGTTCCTCTAGTTCTCAGTGAAGTCTCACAATACATCACAGACCGACACATTGTCGTGTCTGTTGCAGCAGGAGTAACTCTGGCAACACTAGAGGAGGTGAGTTTATGTGACCTCATAAAAGCTGTAGTTTACAAACGTACAGGTGGCTCTTTGGAGATCTGAAGACGAGTCAAactcttctgtttttcatttcccAGATCCTGCCAGAGAACACGGTTGCCATCAGACTGATGCCAAACCTCCCCTGTTTGGTCCAGGAGGGAGCTATTCTCTTTGCACGAGGATCCCGTGCAAAACCTGAAGACGGAGCTCTGCTTCGCTCTTTGCTGCACCGCTGCGGTTTGGTGGAGGAGGGACCGGAGGCCTGGATCGACATCCACACAGGACTGAGCGGGAGCGGCGTCGCCTTTGTG
The genomic region above belongs to Notolabrus celidotus isolate fNotCel1 chromosome 2, fNotCel1.pri, whole genome shotgun sequence and contains:
- the pycr3 gene encoding pyrroline-5-carboxylate reductase 3 isoform X2: MEDLGMKKQNWDVKETELFLEILKELDMEKCLDGRKVRNTKIFKVAHRRMTAAGYHRSVDQLKFRWKLLKSAYYKGKREPNSSAPAKIQGWWRYEKTMVAIMECRHPLVGAGVHPDRNDEVTEDSEGDGDASMLHWPQTCPQPCPDNTPQNLNLDLIIKMDPEMDTQLKIGFIGAGNMAFGIAKGILSGNVLPANVRVSAPSSRSLGRFQELGIPVTHSNIEVVCGSDVVFVAVKPHLVPLVLSEVSQYITDRHIVVSVAAGVTLATLEEILPENTVAIRLMPNLPCLVQEGAILFARGSRAKPEDGALLRSLLHRCGLVEEGPEAWIDIHTGLSGSGVAFVYLFAEALAEGAVKMGMPSALAHSIASQTVLGAGRLLRDSGKHPAQLRSEVCTPGGTTIYGLHTLEKGGLRATTMSAVESATERAREFGRKSGCKK
- the pycr3 gene encoding pyrroline-5-carboxylate reductase 3 isoform X1, giving the protein MEDLGMKKQNWDVKETELFLEILKELDMEKCLDGRKVRNTKIFKVAHRRMTAAGYHRSVDQLKFRWKLLKSAYYKGKREPNSSAPAKIQGWWRYEKTMVAIMECRHPLVGAGVHPDRNDEVTEDSEGDGDASMLHWPQTCPQPCPDNTPQNLNLDLIVGVKPWIKMDPEMDTQLKIGFIGAGNMAFGIAKGILSGNVLPANVRVSAPSSRSLGRFQELGIPVTHSNIEVVCGSDVVFVAVKPHLVPLVLSEVSQYITDRHIVVSVAAGVTLATLEEILPENTVAIRLMPNLPCLVQEGAILFARGSRAKPEDGALLRSLLHRCGLVEEGPEAWIDIHTGLSGSGVAFVYLFAEALAEGAVKMGMPSALAHSIASQTVLGAGRLLRDSGKHPAQLRSEVCTPGGTTIYGLHTLEKGGLRATTMSAVESATERAREFGRKSGCKK